A portion of the Streptomyces sp. NBC_00376 genome contains these proteins:
- a CDS encoding ABC transporter substrate-binding protein, whose protein sequence is MRASLRRTAAAAATALALLLTGCAGTDDGRDTGGRIELSFQSLAWQKESVDANKQLVKEWNEAHPDMHVSYVQGSWDTVHDQLLTSFEGDEAPDIIHDASDDLADFAYSGYLADLRGLLPGRLTADIPQQSWSTTTFGDGVYGVPFLQEPRVLIANTKILAESGVRIPTPEHPWSWSEFRQVTEELTVKGRYGIAWPLKEPVSVTLNLGLSGGGQLFHRGADGKVTIRVGEGDRIVPGTIHDQVNTDRSAARTALGMGGSDTLPGFFGGKYAMVPLGFSYRQQVVEQAPEGFEWTVLPAPAGSAGLAQGVSPQTLSVSEASPHKKEAAQFIDFLLRPPNMVRLAKGDWMLPTGTAALADPSLHTAENGWVTGAAVAKALRPAPAQSVRGYPEWKDKVATPALQEYYSGAIGADELRKRLVDDGNRVLARYQR, encoded by the coding sequence ATGCGGGCATCGCTGCGCAGGACGGCCGCCGCGGCGGCCACCGCACTGGCCCTGCTGCTCACCGGCTGCGCCGGGACGGACGACGGCCGGGACACCGGCGGGCGGATCGAGCTCAGCTTCCAGTCGCTGGCCTGGCAGAAGGAGTCCGTCGACGCCAACAAGCAGCTGGTGAAGGAGTGGAACGAGGCCCATCCGGACATGCACGTCAGCTACGTCCAGGGCAGCTGGGACACCGTCCACGACCAGCTGCTCACCTCCTTCGAGGGCGACGAGGCACCGGACATCATCCACGACGCCTCCGACGACCTGGCCGACTTCGCCTACAGCGGCTACCTCGCGGACCTGCGTGGGCTCCTTCCCGGCAGGCTGACCGCCGACATCCCGCAGCAGAGCTGGTCCACCACCACCTTCGGGGACGGCGTCTACGGAGTGCCGTTCCTCCAGGAGCCCCGCGTCCTGATCGCCAACACCAAGATCCTCGCGGAGTCGGGGGTCCGCATCCCGACCCCCGAACACCCCTGGAGCTGGTCCGAGTTCCGGCAGGTCACCGAGGAACTGACGGTCAAGGGGCGGTACGGCATCGCCTGGCCGCTGAAGGAACCGGTCTCCGTCACGCTGAACCTCGGGCTCTCCGGCGGCGGTCAGCTCTTCCACCGCGGTGCCGACGGCAAGGTCACCATCCGCGTGGGGGAGGGCGACCGGATCGTCCCCGGCACCATCCACGACCAGGTCAACACCGACCGCAGTGCCGCGCGCACCGCACTCGGCATGGGCGGCTCCGACACCCTTCCCGGGTTCTTCGGCGGCAAGTACGCGATGGTTCCGCTGGGCTTCTCGTACCGCCAGCAGGTCGTCGAACAGGCACCCGAGGGCTTCGAGTGGACGGTCCTGCCGGCTCCCGCGGGCAGTGCGGGCCTCGCCCAGGGGGTGAGTCCGCAGACCCTGTCCGTCTCGGAGGCGAGCCCGCACAAGAAGGAGGCCGCGCAGTTCATCGACTTCCTGCTGCGGCCGCCGAACATGGTGCGGCTGGCCAAGGGCGACTGGATGCTCCCGACCGGCACCGCGGCCCTCGCCGACCCGTCCCTGCACACCGCCGAGAACGGCTGGGTGACCGGTGCGGCCGTCGCGAAGGCACTGCGGCCGGCGCCCGCCCAGTCGGTGCGCGGCTACCCGGAGTGGAAGGACAAGGTCGCCACACCGGCCCTTCAGGAGTACTACAGCGGGGCCATCGGGGCGGACGAGCTGAGGAAGCGTCTGGTGGACGACGGCAACCGGGTCCTGGCCCGCTACCAGCGCTGA
- a CDS encoding tryptorubin family RiPP precursor, with amino-acid sequence MKFLFLLKDKMTPEKSLKAYAWYHWY; translated from the coding sequence ATGAAGTTCCTTTTCTTGCTCAAGGACAAGATGACGCCGGAGAAGAGCCTGAAGGCGTACGCCTGGTACCACTGGTACTAG
- a CDS encoding carbohydrate ABC transporter permease has product MTQGGGFVTLASATVRSERHGPPGSPQDRRFRPVNRSAGTWFLVLPALIPILVLSVGPLLYGIALAFTDAQSGRTRSTQWVGGLNFQDLLHDTLFWDSFRIGLVWAFGVTVPQFVLALGLALLLNQNLRLRWLARALAIIPWAMPEVVVGLMWRLVYNPDAGILNETIRDLGLGDGRDWLTGLATALPAVIVVGIWSGMPQTTVALLAGLQNTPHELHEAAALDGAGAWRRFRTVTWPVLRPVALSITALNFIWNFNSFALVYVLTNGGPGGRTRLPMLFAYEEAFHYGQFGYAAAMGCVMVAVISVILAVYLAGRLRGGGDR; this is encoded by the coding sequence ATGACGCAAGGGGGCGGATTCGTGACATTAGCGAGTGCAACCGTACGTTCCGAGAGACATGGTCCGCCCGGCAGCCCGCAGGACAGACGGTTCCGGCCGGTCAACCGGAGCGCCGGTACCTGGTTCCTGGTGCTGCCCGCGCTGATCCCGATCCTGGTCCTGAGCGTCGGCCCCCTGCTCTACGGCATAGCGCTGGCCTTCACCGACGCCCAGTCCGGCCGTACCCGCTCCACCCAGTGGGTGGGCGGACTGAACTTCCAGGACCTGCTCCACGACACCCTCTTCTGGGACTCGTTCCGGATCGGCCTGGTCTGGGCGTTCGGTGTCACCGTCCCGCAGTTCGTACTGGCCCTCGGCCTCGCCCTGCTGCTCAACCAGAACCTGCGGCTGCGCTGGCTGGCACGGGCCCTGGCGATCATTCCGTGGGCGATGCCCGAGGTGGTGGTGGGCCTCATGTGGCGGCTCGTCTACAACCCGGACGCGGGCATCCTCAACGAGACCATCCGCGACCTCGGCCTCGGCGACGGCAGGGACTGGCTCACCGGACTCGCCACCGCCCTGCCCGCCGTGATCGTGGTGGGGATCTGGTCCGGCATGCCCCAGACCACCGTGGCCCTGCTCGCGGGGCTGCAGAACACCCCGCACGAACTCCACGAGGCCGCCGCCCTGGACGGCGCCGGTGCCTGGCGCCGCTTCCGTACCGTCACCTGGCCGGTGCTCCGGCCCGTCGCGCTCTCCATCACCGCGCTCAACTTCATCTGGAACTTCAACTCCTTCGCCCTGGTCTACGTACTGACCAACGGCGGACCCGGCGGCCGCACCCGGCTGCCGATGCTCTTCGCGTACGAAGAGGCCTTCCACTACGGACAGTTCGGGTACGCGGCGGCGATGGGCTGTGTGATGGTCGCGGTGATCTCCGTGATCCTCGCCGTGTATCTCGCCGGCCGGCTCAGAGGAGGCGGGGACCGATGA
- a CDS encoding ABC transporter ATP-binding protein — protein sequence MIRAVGVSLVREGKTLLDSVSLTVRSGEHWALLGANGAGKSTLLGLLGAVGHPTRGSVEVLGRTLGRVDLRELRSLLGHVNPRHPLRSPLSVHEVVLTGLTNSVEPVPRRSVSQEQREQAERLLKMLGMGGKSGSRWPALSQGERGRTLIARALMPQPRLLLLDEPATGLDLAAREQLLDSLDVLREEHPELATVLVTHHLEELPASTTHALLLRGGRCLASGPADEVLTTDRVSDCFGHPVEISRTDGRWAARAQRFVRS from the coding sequence GTGATCCGGGCCGTCGGTGTCTCGCTCGTACGGGAGGGCAAGACCCTGCTCGACTCGGTCTCGCTGACTGTACGGAGCGGTGAGCACTGGGCGCTGCTCGGTGCCAACGGTGCCGGGAAGAGCACACTGCTGGGGCTGCTCGGCGCGGTCGGTCACCCCACCCGGGGGTCGGTGGAGGTGCTGGGACGCACCCTCGGCCGGGTCGATCTGCGGGAGCTGCGGTCGCTGCTCGGGCATGTCAATCCGCGTCATCCGCTGCGTTCCCCGCTCTCGGTGCACGAGGTGGTGCTGACCGGTCTGACCAACTCGGTCGAGCCGGTGCCGCGCCGGTCGGTGAGCCAGGAGCAGCGGGAGCAGGCGGAGCGGCTGCTGAAGATGCTGGGCATGGGCGGCAAGTCGGGTTCGCGCTGGCCTGCGCTGTCGCAGGGTGAGCGGGGCCGTACGCTCATCGCCCGCGCACTGATGCCGCAGCCGCGGCTCCTGCTGCTCGACGAGCCGGCCACCGGTCTGGATCTTGCCGCGCGTGAGCAGTTGCTCGACAGTCTGGACGTGCTGCGCGAGGAGCATCCGGAGCTGGCGACGGTCCTGGTCACCCATCACCTGGAGGAGCTGCCCGCGTCCACCACGCATGCGCTGCTGCTGCGGGGCGGCCGGTGTCTGGCCTCGGGTCCGGCGGACGAGGTACTGACCACGGACCGGGTCAGCGACTGTTTCGGCCATCCGGTGGAGATCTCCCGCACGGACGGCCGGTGGGCGGCGCGGGCGCAGCGCTTCGTCCGGTCCTAG
- a CDS encoding S8 family peptidase, with protein sequence MAIHKRARRFKLTAAITAVAAAAGVTLLNTSLAGATPAPAMGVVYGADAANAVSGSYIVMLNEKADKAELAKEYGGKLKRNYSSAINGFSASGLSLTEAKRLAADPAVSKVVQNKKFHIDETQDNPPSWGLDRIDQTETAGDDAYTYPDSAGEGVTAYVIDTGVRTTHNEFEGRASSGYDAVDNDDSADDGNGHGTHVAGTIAGATYGVAKKAKIVAVRVLDDSGSGTTEQVVAGIDWVTENHEGPSVANMSLGGGADEALDAAVQKAIASGVTFAVAAGNESSDASESSPARVPEAITVASSTVDDEQSSFSNYGSIVDIYAPGSDITSSWNDSDDASNTISGTSMATPHVVGAAAVYLAGHPDATPEEVATALTDGATPDAISNATEGTPNKLLKVVE encoded by the coding sequence ATGGCAATTCACAAGCGCGCACGCCGGTTCAAGCTGACCGCGGCGATAACCGCGGTGGCCGCGGCCGCCGGAGTCACCCTGCTCAACACCTCGCTCGCCGGCGCCACCCCCGCTCCCGCGATGGGCGTCGTCTACGGCGCCGATGCGGCGAACGCCGTCTCGGGCAGCTACATCGTCATGCTGAACGAGAAGGCCGACAAGGCGGAGCTCGCCAAGGAGTACGGCGGCAAGCTGAAGCGCAACTACAGCTCCGCCATCAACGGCTTCTCCGCCAGCGGCCTTTCGCTCACCGAGGCCAAGCGCCTGGCGGCTGACCCGGCCGTCTCCAAGGTCGTCCAGAACAAGAAGTTCCACATCGACGAGACCCAGGACAACCCGCCGTCCTGGGGCCTGGACCGGATCGACCAGACCGAGACGGCCGGCGACGACGCGTACACCTACCCGGACAGCGCGGGCGAGGGTGTCACCGCGTACGTCATCGACACAGGGGTCCGCACCACGCACAACGAGTTCGAGGGCCGGGCCAGCTCGGGCTACGACGCCGTGGACAACGACGACAGCGCCGACGACGGCAACGGCCACGGCACCCACGTGGCGGGCACCATCGCCGGTGCGACCTACGGCGTGGCCAAGAAGGCCAAGATCGTCGCCGTCCGGGTGCTCGACGACTCCGGCTCGGGCACCACCGAGCAGGTCGTCGCCGGTATCGACTGGGTCACCGAGAACCACGAGGGTCCCTCCGTCGCCAACATGAGCCTCGGCGGCGGCGCGGACGAGGCGCTCGACGCCGCGGTCCAGAAGGCCATCGCCTCCGGCGTCACCTTCGCGGTGGCCGCCGGAAACGAGTCCTCCGACGCGAGCGAGAGCTCCCCGGCCCGCGTCCCCGAGGCCATCACGGTCGCCTCGTCCACGGTGGACGACGAGCAGTCGTCCTTCTCCAACTACGGCTCGATCGTGGACATCTACGCCCCGGGCTCGGACATCACCTCGTCCTGGAACGACAGCGACGACGCCTCCAACACCATCTCCGGTACGTCCATGGCGACCCCGCACGTAGTCGGCGCCGCCGCCGTCTACCTCGCCGGCCACCCGGACGCCACTCCGGAGGAGGTCGCCACCGCGCTGACCGACGGAGCCACCCCCGACGCGATCTCCAACGCGACCGAGGGCACCCCCAACAAGCTGCTCAAGGTCGTCGAGTAA
- a CDS encoding cytochrome P450 → MYMSGTGSRARDVVFAPRLQALLRDHRGEEVFRLDPGTVGVAGAELTDRILAARPATEVERPTFKPLHGRSIPRTEASTVMQAIGRDVRTALKKPVKAVDLSGEWPHVGHVFLRDLVLEGDPYRLRILMDRALELTPKLTWTVIAAGAALPGRLRPGAPVSAIAGLTAEAANYSDRRYAMGLYRRAAAPVCFTVSTLVANALWLGSPFDDDTSNHNILYEAMRLLPPSWNILRRASPEYPALDSRIGATDDILLLPLLSHRDPALWEDPDEFRPERWDRLDPDDQPGYLPFGHASERCWGRHMVMPLAEMLLDMLRGDGLTVSPEQTAAKVPLAGLMGVADVRVVRP, encoded by the coding sequence ATGTACATGTCCGGTACCGGCAGCCGTGCCCGGGACGTCGTCTTCGCGCCGAGACTCCAGGCGCTCCTGCGAGACCACCGGGGCGAGGAAGTCTTCCGTCTCGACCCCGGCACCGTCGGTGTCGCCGGGGCCGAACTGACGGACCGGATCCTCGCCGCCAGGCCGGCCACCGAGGTCGAGCGTCCCACGTTCAAGCCGCTGCACGGACGGTCCATCCCGCGCACCGAGGCGTCCACGGTCATGCAGGCCATCGGCCGGGACGTCCGGACGGCGCTGAAGAAGCCCGTCAAGGCGGTCGACCTGTCCGGTGAATGGCCGCACGTCGGCCATGTGTTCCTGCGCGATCTGGTCCTCGAAGGCGACCCGTACCGGCTGCGCATCCTCATGGACCGCGCTCTGGAGCTGACGCCCAAGCTCACCTGGACGGTCATCGCGGCCGGGGCCGCGCTGCCCGGCAGGCTCCGCCCCGGCGCACCCGTCTCCGCCATCGCGGGCCTGACCGCCGAAGCGGCGAACTACAGCGACCGCCGCTACGCGATGGGGCTCTACCGGCGGGCGGCGGCCCCGGTCTGCTTCACCGTCTCGACGCTCGTCGCCAACGCGCTCTGGCTCGGCTCGCCCTTCGACGACGACACCTCGAACCACAACATCCTGTACGAGGCCATGCGGCTGCTGCCGCCCTCCTGGAACATCCTGCGCAGGGCGTCACCGGAGTATCCGGCCCTCGACTCCCGGATCGGCGCGACCGACGACATCCTGCTCCTGCCGCTGCTGAGCCATCGCGACCCCGCGCTCTGGGAGGACCCGGACGAGTTCCGCCCCGAGCGCTGGGACAGGCTCGACCCCGACGACCAGCCCGGCTACCTCCCCTTCGGCCATGCCTCCGAACGTTGTTGGGGCCGGCACATGGTGATGCCGCTCGCCGAGATGCTGCTCGACATGCTGCGCGGCGACGGCCTGACGGTGAGTCCGGAGCAGACCGCGGCGAAGGTGCCGCTCGCCGGACTGATGGGGGTCGCCGACGTCCGGGTCGTCCGCCCCTGA
- a CDS encoding DUF1697 domain-containing protein: protein MTMYAALLRGINVSGHKRVPMAELRTLLTELGHGDVRTHLQSGNAVFSSASDDENALAAELEQAIEKRFGFPVPCLVRDGAYLAAVAAACPFPAAELEGKQLHITYYDQPVDADRFAGIDAAAYLPEAFGLGDRALYLYAPDGLGRSKLADALSRTSVTKGLVATSRNWNTVEKLVRMTAPPKTAHAGPVPDGAPA from the coding sequence ATGACGATGTACGCGGCGCTGTTGCGCGGGATCAATGTGAGCGGCCACAAGAGGGTCCCGATGGCCGAACTCCGCACACTGCTCACCGAACTGGGACACGGCGACGTCCGCACCCATCTGCAGAGCGGCAACGCCGTCTTCAGCAGCGCGTCGGACGACGAGAACGCCCTCGCCGCCGAACTGGAGCAGGCGATCGAGAAGCGGTTCGGTTTTCCCGTCCCCTGCCTGGTCAGGGACGGCGCCTACCTGGCGGCAGTTGCGGCGGCCTGCCCGTTCCCGGCCGCCGAACTCGAAGGCAAGCAGCTCCACATCACGTACTACGACCAGCCGGTCGACGCCGACCGCTTCGCCGGGATCGACGCGGCGGCCTACCTCCCCGAGGCATTCGGTCTCGGCGACCGCGCGCTCTACCTCTACGCCCCCGACGGGCTGGGCCGCTCGAAGCTCGCCGACGCGCTGTCCCGCACCTCCGTCACCAAGGGTCTCGTCGCCACCTCGCGCAACTGGAACACCGTGGAAAAGCTGGTGCGGATGACCGCACCGCCAAAGACGGCTCACGCCGGACCCGTACCCGACGGAGCCCCGGCATGA
- a CDS encoding carbohydrate ABC transporter permease: MSMRTGRAARAGQYAALLGYLVFLAFPFLWLVSTAFKPARELGSLHPTWIPENPTLDNFRTAFDEQPLLQAAANSLIAALCAAFIAVLVATPMAYVMARRRSRLSTVATGWVVISQAFPLVLLIIPLFLILKNLHLINTLWGLIMVYVVWALPFALWMLVGYVRAVPAELEEAASVDGAGRLRTLVSVTAPLLAPGIVATALFAFITAWNELFFALVLLKTPEKQTLPVVLTHFIGAEGAADLGPLAAAAFLATLPSLVIFAVIQRRITGGMLAGAVKS, translated from the coding sequence ATGAGCATGCGCACCGGAAGAGCCGCACGCGCCGGACAGTACGCCGCACTCCTCGGCTACCTCGTCTTCCTGGCGTTCCCGTTCCTGTGGCTGGTCTCCACCGCCTTCAAACCGGCCCGCGAGCTGGGCTCCCTGCATCCCACCTGGATCCCGGAGAACCCGACGCTCGACAACTTCCGCACGGCGTTCGACGAACAGCCGCTGCTGCAGGCCGCCGCCAACTCGCTGATCGCCGCTCTCTGCGCCGCCTTCATCGCGGTCCTCGTCGCCACGCCCATGGCGTACGTGATGGCCCGCCGCCGCTCCAGGCTCTCGACGGTGGCCACCGGCTGGGTCGTGATCAGCCAGGCGTTCCCGCTCGTCCTGCTGATCATCCCGCTCTTCCTGATCCTGAAGAACCTCCATCTGATCAACACCCTGTGGGGGCTGATCATGGTGTACGTCGTCTGGGCGCTGCCCTTCGCGCTCTGGATGCTGGTCGGATACGTACGGGCCGTGCCCGCCGAGCTGGAGGAGGCCGCCTCGGTCGACGGAGCGGGCCGGCTGCGGACGCTCGTCTCGGTCACCGCCCCGCTGCTGGCCCCCGGCATCGTCGCCACCGCGCTCTTCGCCTTCATCACCGCGTGGAACGAGCTCTTCTTCGCGCTCGTCCTGCTCAAGACACCGGAGAAGCAGACCTTGCCGGTCGTACTGACCCACTTCATCGGTGCGGAGGGCGCGGCCGATCTCGGGCCGCTCGCCGCCGCCGCGTTCCTCGCCACCCTGCCCTCGCTGGTCATCTTCGCGGTCATCCAGCGGCGGATCACGGGCGGCATGCTGGCCGGGGCGGTGAAGAGCTGA
- a CDS encoding phosphotransferase enzyme family protein: protein MNEMRAREVLTAAGLSGGAELLAMGENAVFAVGDLVVKVGRDAVRHPELRERAEREVAVARWLAASDVPAVRAAEPAARLVEGHPVTLWHRLPDAVRPPEPRDLAPLLTLVHALPAPEGLALPRREVLGGVERWLRLAGDAIDPADAGYLRERRDGFAAAAAALVPHLPPGPIHGDALPRNVHVGPDGPVLVDLETFSADLREHDLVVLALSRDRYGLAPEAYDAFTAAYGWDVREWEGCAVLRGARETASCAWVSQHAPANPKALAEFRRRVASLRDGDTAVRWYPF from the coding sequence ATGAACGAGATGCGTGCGCGTGAGGTGCTGACCGCTGCCGGGCTGTCCGGCGGTGCGGAGCTGCTCGCGATGGGTGAGAACGCGGTGTTCGCCGTCGGCGACCTGGTGGTCAAGGTCGGCCGGGACGCCGTGCGCCACCCGGAACTGCGGGAACGGGCAGAACGCGAGGTGGCCGTCGCCCGGTGGCTGGCCGCCTCGGACGTGCCTGCCGTACGGGCCGCGGAGCCCGCGGCGCGCCTGGTCGAGGGGCACCCCGTGACCCTCTGGCACCGGCTGCCCGATGCCGTACGCCCCCCGGAGCCGCGGGATCTGGCGCCGCTGCTCACCCTGGTGCACGCGCTGCCCGCCCCGGAGGGTCTCGCCCTCCCGCGCCGCGAAGTGCTGGGCGGGGTCGAACGCTGGCTGCGGCTCGCGGGCGATGCGATCGATCCGGCCGACGCCGGCTATCTGCGGGAGCGCCGCGACGGCTTCGCGGCGGCCGCCGCCGCTCTGGTCCCCCATCTGCCGCCGGGGCCGATCCATGGCGACGCGCTGCCCCGTAACGTCCATGTCGGTCCGGACGGTCCGGTGCTGGTCGATCTGGAGACCTTCTCCGCGGATCTGCGCGAGCACGATCTGGTGGTGCTGGCGCTGTCCCGGGACCGGTACGGCCTGGCGCCCGAGGCGTACGACGCCTTCACCGCCGCGTACGGCTGGGACGTCCGTGAGTGGGAGGGCTGCGCGGTGCTCCGCGGGGCCCGGGAGACGGCCAGCTGTGCGTGGGTGTCCCAGCACGCGCCGGCCAATCCGAAGGCGCTCGCGGAATTCCGCCGCCGGGTGGCCTCACTGCGCGACGGCGACACGGCGGTGCGGTGGTATCCGTTCTGA
- a CDS encoding fibronectin type III domain-containing protein, producing the protein MRDHVRIVCRAAAVAIALVAAGGSFAVPAVAAPAGITQAAAAPAPTGLAYSYDPATELVTVSWDPKDPGDTVTTGYREGGCSGPSTADGPCFVRASGPLLTGSSFTFRLVAGRTFYFRVYAENAAHQQTGSAILTVTT; encoded by the coding sequence ATGCGAGACCACGTACGGATCGTCTGCCGGGCAGCGGCGGTAGCCATCGCGTTGGTGGCAGCGGGAGGATCTTTCGCCGTCCCGGCGGTCGCCGCGCCGGCCGGGATCACGCAGGCCGCGGCGGCGCCGGCGCCGACCGGTCTGGCGTACAGCTATGACCCGGCCACCGAGCTGGTGACCGTCAGCTGGGATCCGAAGGATCCGGGCGACACCGTGACGACCGGCTATCGCGAGGGAGGTTGCAGCGGACCCTCGACCGCCGACGGGCCGTGCTTCGTACGGGCCTCGGGGCCGCTGCTGACCGGCAGCTCGTTCACGTTCCGCCTGGTCGCGGGCCGGACGTTCTACTTCCGGGTCTACGCCGAGAACGCGGCGCACCAGCAGACCGGATCGGCGATCCTCACCGTCACCACCTGA
- a CDS encoding 3'-5' exonuclease, producing MSWHREALVGFDLETTGTEPLEARIVTAAVVGVGGRDGEPVRQRAWLADPGIRIPAQASAIHGISSERAAAEGRPAREVADEIADTLTGYWRRGVPVVAYNAAFDLTLLTAELRRHGLPSLSDRLDGAGIGPVIDPYTIDRAVDRYRKGKRNLEAVCVEYGVVHGGAHDAGADALAAVRVAYAIAERHGSVAELTAAELHERQVEWYAQWAADFQQFLRRKGTADAVIDGHWPLREPAGVATG from the coding sequence ATGAGCTGGCACCGGGAGGCGCTGGTCGGCTTCGACCTGGAGACGACGGGCACGGAACCGCTGGAGGCCCGGATCGTGACAGCCGCGGTCGTCGGCGTCGGCGGCCGGGACGGGGAGCCGGTGCGGCAGCGCGCCTGGCTGGCGGATCCGGGCATCCGGATCCCCGCGCAGGCCTCGGCGATCCACGGCATCAGCAGCGAGCGGGCGGCGGCGGAGGGCCGGCCGGCGCGCGAGGTGGCCGACGAGATCGCCGACACCCTCACCGGCTACTGGCGCCGGGGCGTGCCGGTCGTCGCGTACAACGCGGCCTTCGACCTGACGCTGCTCACGGCGGAGTTGCGGCGGCACGGACTGCCGTCGCTGAGCGACCGGCTCGACGGGGCCGGGATCGGCCCCGTCATCGACCCGTACACCATCGACCGGGCCGTCGACCGCTACCGCAAGGGCAAGCGCAACCTGGAGGCGGTCTGCGTCGAGTACGGCGTGGTGCACGGCGGAGCCCATGACGCGGGGGCGGACGCGCTGGCCGCGGTCCGGGTGGCGTACGCCATAGCCGAGCGGCACGGCTCGGTGGCCGAGCTGACCGCCGCCGAGCTGCACGAGCGCCAGGTGGAGTGGTACGCGCAATGGGCGGCGGACTTCCAGCAGTTCCTGCGCCGCAAGGGGACAGCCGACGCGGTGATCGACGGCCACTGGCCGCTGCGGGAGCCGGCCGGGGTCGCCACCGGCTGA
- a CDS encoding aldo/keto reductase: MPSMPQPLDDTFLLGGEVPVRRLGYGTAQLTGPGYWGPRGEREDAVAVLRAAVEQGVTLVDTADNYGPGLAEELVAEALHPYRDELVIATKGGVVRTSDDAWHVAGRPEELRAMCEASLRRLRTDRIDLYQLHRLDPEIPMADQLGTLDALRQEGKIRYIGLDTLTADQLEQALSLTGIASVQNRFNLLDRSSDAVLRVCEAHGLAFLPWFPLANGALTGDSAAALAAIADRHGATRGQIALAWLLHRSPVLCPTPGTGSTVHLAENLGAREIRLSAEDLSSLEALAPA, from the coding sequence ATGCCTTCCATGCCACAGCCACTCGACGATACGTTCCTGCTCGGCGGCGAGGTGCCCGTACGCCGGCTCGGCTACGGCACCGCTCAGCTGACCGGCCCCGGGTACTGGGGGCCGCGCGGCGAGCGGGAGGATGCCGTGGCCGTGTTGCGGGCGGCCGTCGAGCAGGGGGTCACGCTCGTCGACACCGCCGACAACTACGGGCCGGGGCTGGCCGAGGAGCTCGTCGCCGAGGCGCTCCATCCGTACCGCGACGAGCTGGTGATCGCGACCAAGGGCGGTGTGGTGCGCACGAGCGACGACGCCTGGCACGTCGCGGGGCGTCCGGAGGAGTTGCGGGCGATGTGCGAGGCCAGTCTGCGACGGCTGCGCACCGACCGGATCGACCTCTACCAGCTGCACCGGCTCGACCCGGAAATACCGATGGCCGACCAGCTGGGCACCCTGGATGCGCTGAGGCAGGAAGGTAAGATCCGGTACATCGGTCTGGACACCCTTACCGCCGACCAGCTGGAGCAGGCCCTCTCCCTGACCGGGATCGCCTCGGTGCAGAACCGGTTCAATCTCCTCGACCGTTCGTCGGACGCGGTACTGAGGGTGTGCGAGGCCCACGGCCTGGCCTTTCTGCCCTGGTTCCCGCTGGCCAACGGCGCTCTGACCGGCGACTCGGCCGCAGCGCTCGCCGCGATCGCCGATCGGCACGGTGCCACCCGCGGGCAGATCGCCCTCGCCTGGCTGCTGCACCGGTCCCCCGTGCTGTGCCCGACTCCGGGCACCGGTTCCACCGTCCATCTGGCGGAGAACCTGGGGGCCCGGGAGATCCGGCTGTCCGCCGAGGACCTGAGCAGCCTGGAGGCGCTCGCACCCGCATGA
- a CDS encoding nuclear transport factor 2 family protein: protein MTEPSPGVAAAVEGELRLLDPAVRASAELLSQVLHPDYREIDSSGRVWDRDTMIASLTASDAPRPGQMTASRMSGIQLAHDLVHLTYDTETKGHLAHRSSVWRRAEEGWALYFHQATPFGDTANTADTGGPDGGTP from the coding sequence ATGACCGAACCGTCACCCGGCGTGGCCGCTGCGGTCGAGGGCGAGCTGCGCCTCCTGGACCCGGCCGTGCGCGCCTCCGCCGAACTCCTCTCCCAGGTGTTGCACCCGGACTACCGCGAGATCGACTCGTCCGGCCGGGTCTGGGACCGCGACACCATGATCGCCTCGCTCACCGCGTCGGACGCACCGCGCCCCGGCCAGATGACCGCGTCCCGGATGAGCGGGATCCAGCTCGCCCACGACCTCGTCCACCTCACCTACGACACCGAGACGAAGGGACACCTCGCCCACCGCAGCTCGGTGTGGCGGCGGGCCGAAGAGGGCTGGGCGCTCTATTTCCACCAGGCGACCCCCTTCGGCGACACCGCGAACACCGCGGACACCGGCGGCCCCGACGGGGGCACGCCCTAG